In one window of Tellurirhabdus rosea DNA:
- a CDS encoding prolyl oligopeptidase family serine peptidase, translating into MLSSLAQAQLQYPQTRKIDHADEYHGTKVADPYRWLEDDRSAETGEWVKAQNGVTFGYLEQIPYRRQLQNRLEEVYNYPKFSAPARKGEWFYFYKNDGLQNQSVLYRQKGLNGVPEVVIDPNKLSADGTTRLTVFRLSKNGRYAVVGFSKAGSDWQEYQVMDMQTKQYLPDKIEWVKVSGAAWQGDGFYYSRYPKPEGSALAARNENHQVFYHKLNSPQSADRLVYENKANPQRFNIASTSEDERFVFLNVSDRGRGLDGNALFAMDTKAGQKEFVPVVADITNFSYGVVENEGDRLILLTNENAPNQKVVSFDLKTKKFATLIAEKPEPITEGGVGSAGGKLFVEYLKDVTSRVAVFDLNGKPEAEIKLPGLGEAGGFGGEKEDTFVFYTFSSFTVPPTIYRYDIATKKSSVFRAPEVSFNPADYETKQVFYTSKDGTKVPLFLTYRKGLQLDGTNPTLLYGYGGFNISLTPSFNSLLVPFLEQGGVYAQANLRGGSEYGEKWHEQGMKLKKQNVFDDFIAAAEYLIKEKYTSSQKLAIRGGSNGGLLVGAVMNQRPELFRVAIPQVGVMDMLRFHKFTIGWNWIADYGSSDNPEEFKALYAYSPIHNLKEGQNYPATLVTTADHDDRVVPAHSFKYAATLQEKYKGPNPVLIRIDTNSGHGASNTKKSLELMADIYAFTLWNMGVKSLKEVASK; encoded by the coding sequence ATGCTTTCTTCTCTTGCCCAGGCTCAATTGCAGTACCCTCAAACCCGCAAAATTGATCACGCCGACGAGTACCACGGCACCAAAGTAGCCGACCCTTACCGCTGGCTGGAAGACGACCGTTCGGCCGAAACCGGCGAATGGGTGAAGGCCCAGAACGGAGTTACGTTTGGCTATCTGGAGCAGATTCCGTACCGCAGGCAGCTTCAGAACCGCCTGGAAGAGGTTTATAACTACCCCAAATTCTCGGCTCCGGCCCGGAAAGGCGAGTGGTTTTATTTTTACAAAAACGACGGCCTGCAAAACCAGTCGGTGCTTTACCGCCAGAAGGGCCTCAACGGGGTGCCGGAAGTGGTGATCGACCCCAACAAACTGTCCGCCGACGGCACCACCCGCCTGACCGTTTTCCGGCTCTCCAAAAATGGCCGGTATGCCGTGGTGGGCTTCTCCAAAGCCGGTTCCGACTGGCAGGAGTACCAGGTCATGGACATGCAGACGAAGCAGTATCTGCCCGATAAAATCGAATGGGTAAAAGTATCGGGAGCGGCCTGGCAGGGCGACGGGTTCTACTACAGCCGGTATCCGAAGCCGGAAGGCTCGGCGCTGGCGGCCAGAAACGAAAACCATCAGGTTTTTTACCATAAACTCAACAGCCCGCAGTCGGCCGACCGGCTGGTGTACGAAAACAAGGCGAATCCGCAGCGCTTCAACATCGCGTCCACCTCGGAGGATGAGCGCTTCGTGTTCCTGAACGTCAGCGACCGGGGCCGGGGCCTCGACGGCAACGCGCTGTTTGCGATGGATACCAAGGCGGGTCAGAAGGAGTTTGTGCCCGTGGTGGCCGACATCACCAACTTCAGCTATGGCGTGGTGGAAAACGAAGGCGACCGCCTCATCCTGCTGACCAACGAGAACGCTCCCAACCAGAAAGTAGTCTCGTTTGACCTCAAAACGAAGAAATTTGCGACGCTGATCGCCGAAAAGCCGGAGCCGATCACGGAAGGCGGCGTCGGTTCGGCGGGCGGTAAGCTGTTCGTCGAATACCTCAAGGACGTAACCTCCCGCGTGGCCGTGTTCGACCTGAACGGCAAACCTGAGGCCGAAATCAAGCTGCCCGGTCTGGGCGAAGCGGGCGGCTTCGGCGGCGAAAAAGAAGATACATTCGTGTTCTACACCTTCTCCTCGTTCACCGTCCCGCCGACGATCTACCGCTACGACATTGCGACGAAGAAAAGCAGCGTTTTCCGGGCGCCCGAAGTAAGCTTCAACCCGGCCGATTATGAAACGAAGCAGGTGTTCTACACCAGCAAGGACGGCACCAAAGTGCCGCTGTTCCTGACCTACCGCAAGGGCCTGCAACTCGACGGCACCAACCCGACGCTGCTCTACGGCTACGGCGGCTTCAACATCAGCCTGACGCCTTCGTTCAATTCCCTGCTGGTGCCGTTCCTCGAACAGGGCGGCGTGTATGCCCAGGCCAACCTGCGCGGCGGCAGCGAATACGGCGAGAAATGGCACGAACAGGGCATGAAGCTTAAAAAGCAGAACGTGTTCGACGACTTTATCGCGGCGGCCGAATACCTCATTAAGGAAAAATACACGTCTTCGCAGAAACTGGCAATCCGCGGCGGCTCCAACGGAGGTCTGCTCGTGGGGGCGGTGATGAACCAGCGTCCGGAGCTGTTCCGGGTGGCGATTCCGCAGGTGGGCGTGATGGACATGCTGCGGTTCCACAAGTTCACCATCGGCTGGAACTGGATTGCCGACTACGGCAGCAGCGACAACCCGGAGGAGTTTAAGGCGTTGTACGCCTATTCGCCGATTCACAACCTGAAAGAAGGCCAGAATTACCCCGCTACGCTCGTGACCACGGCGGACCACGACGACCGCGTAGTGCCGGCGCACTCGTTCAAATACGCCGCGACGCTTCAGGAAAAATACAAAGGCCCGAACCCGGTGCTGATCCGCATCGACACCAACTCGGGCCACGGGGCCAGCAACACCAAAAAGAGCCTCGAACTGATGGCCGATATCTACGCCTTCACACTCTGGAACATGGGTGTCAAGAGTTTGAAGGAAGTGGCCAGCAAGTAG
- a CDS encoding ATP-binding protein, translating to MNSASEQFFQRIVDHMPVGLVLFRCIQNAEGRVDDFSYQFVNKTYARLTGRSAGEVSGHRLSEVFPLAVETGFLDRLGYVWETGEPMQYEEELHEVEAGRWIMVNLSRQDEGVLFTFEDITQTRFLQHEERRRREQLEGILDGCQAALMLAEALRDETGRIVDFRNLTQNEANRQLAGGMSGDHHTQTLLEVLPGLKESGIFERYTEVVETGVPTRFEHVFDQNGESRCYDVSVVRQGDGVVVSVIDETPLRQALVRSRELVAELRESNQALEQFAYVASHDLQEPLRKIQSFSTLLREQFSHSLPADAADLLRRMEAAGGRMQTLVRGLLSYSRLTTGQPAFEMVSLAKILTEIQQDLEMMVREKNATIQLSPLPILKGNPLQLRQLFQNLISNALKFTPKHLKPIVIIKGEIIDKTAVPIAASAHASWVRVEVTDNGIGIDEKHYKRIFQLFERLHGRSQYEGTGIGLAMCKKIAELHGGSISVRSKVGEGTTFTVYLPG from the coding sequence ATGAACAGCGCATCAGAACAGTTTTTTCAGCGGATCGTCGACCACATGCCGGTTGGACTGGTATTGTTTCGGTGCATTCAGAATGCAGAAGGGCGTGTGGACGATTTTTCGTACCAGTTTGTCAATAAAACCTACGCCCGCCTGACCGGACGTTCGGCGGGAGAGGTGTCGGGCCATCGGCTGTCGGAGGTGTTTCCGCTCGCCGTCGAGACGGGTTTTCTCGACCGCCTCGGGTACGTCTGGGAAACGGGCGAGCCGATGCAGTACGAAGAAGAACTGCACGAAGTGGAGGCAGGCCGCTGGATCATGGTCAACCTCTCCCGGCAGGACGAAGGCGTGCTGTTTACGTTTGAAGACATTACCCAAACCCGGTTTTTGCAGCATGAGGAGCGTCGCCGCCGCGAACAGCTGGAAGGTATTCTGGACGGCTGTCAGGCCGCGCTGATGCTGGCCGAAGCCCTCCGCGACGAGACGGGCCGCATCGTGGATTTCCGCAACCTCACCCAAAACGAGGCCAACCGCCAGCTGGCCGGAGGAATGAGCGGCGACCACCACACCCAGACGCTGCTCGAAGTGCTGCCCGGACTGAAGGAAAGCGGCATTTTTGAACGCTACACGGAAGTGGTGGAAACCGGCGTTCCGACCCGCTTTGAACATGTATTCGACCAGAACGGTGAGAGCCGCTGTTACGACGTGTCGGTGGTGCGGCAGGGAGACGGGGTGGTGGTCTCGGTGATTGACGAGACGCCGCTGCGGCAGGCGCTGGTCCGTTCCCGGGAACTGGTGGCCGAACTGCGGGAGTCCAACCAGGCGCTGGAACAGTTTGCGTACGTGGCCTCGCATGACCTTCAGGAGCCGCTGCGCAAGATCCAGTCGTTCAGTACGCTGCTGCGCGAGCAATTCAGTCATTCATTGCCGGCCGATGCGGCGGACCTGCTGCGGCGCATGGAAGCCGCCGGCGGCCGGATGCAGACGCTGGTGCGGGGCCTGCTCTCTTATTCCCGCCTGACGACCGGCCAGCCCGCTTTCGAAATGGTTTCGCTGGCCAAGATTCTGACCGAAATTCAGCAGGACCTTGAAATGATGGTCCGGGAGAAAAACGCCACCATCCAGCTCAGCCCGCTGCCGATTCTGAAAGGCAACCCGCTCCAACTCCGTCAGTTGTTTCAAAACCTTATCAGCAACGCCCTGAAATTCACCCCCAAGCATCTTAAGCCCATCGTAATCATCAAGGGCGAAATCATCGATAAAACGGCTGTTCCGATTGCGGCATCGGCCCACGCCAGCTGGGTGCGGGTCGAAGTCACCGACAACGGCATTGGCATTGATGAAAAACACTACAAGCGCATCTTTCAACTCTTCGAACGCCTCCACGGACGCAGCCAGTACGAAGGCACCGGCATCGGGCTGGCGATGTGCAAAAAAATCGCCGAACTCCACGGCGGCAGCATCAGCGTCCGCAGCAAAGTCGGCGAGGGAACCACGTTCACCGTGTACCTGCCGGGGTAG